The following DNA comes from Fibrobacter sp. UWP2.
AATAGCGCGTTCCACAGTTTTGCGGAGGCGGTTCATGGCCTCGCTTTTGCCCACCAGGTGCGACATCCTTTCGCGGAATATCTGGCGTGCGGCGATGATTTCTTTGAGCCTCGCGAGCTTGCTCATCAGGTGCAACCGCACCGCCTCGACCGAGAGGAAGTTGTCGTAGAGATTGGAGGGGAGGTTCGCGTACTGCTCCGGATTTTGCGCATACACGAGCAGCATGGTGTCGGGGCTTTGCGTGCGGATCTGGGTCAGGTTCGTGGTGATGACGGTAAGGTTGTCTGCCGTAACGGTGAACGAGTCCAGGTCCACAATCACTATTGCTGCGAGGCGGCTCAGGTCGCTATTGAATTCGGCATGGATTTCCACCTGGTAGTCCACCGAAGAAAGCACGTCCAAGATAAACGAGGATGTGTCGGTTTCTTTGGTGAAAAAAACGATCGGCTGCATCGGGTTAATTAGGAATTATGACAATTAGGAATTCGGAATTCCTAATTCATAATTATTTTCCCAGTTCCTTGGAGCGGTTGGTGCCAGCGACTACGGCCTTGATGAGGCTCGAGCGGAAGCCGCCTTCTTCGAGGGCGTCCACGCCGGCGATGGTCGTGCCCGCGGGGGAGCATACCATGGCGCACAGGTCGCTTGGACTCTTGCCCGACTGCTTGACGAGTTCCACGCTGCCTTCGATGGTGCCGAGGGCGAGCTTGAGCGCGACATCGCGGGTGAGGCCAGCCTTCACGCCACCGCGGGTGAGCCCTTCGATGAACTCGAAAACGTAGGCGGGGGCGCTGCCCGAGAGCCCGGTGACGGCGTCCATCAAGGATTCTGACACGCGGCAGGTCACGCCGACCGTGCCGAAGATTGTTTCGGCAGTTGCAAGCGTTTCGTCGTTGACGCCGTCGGTGGCGAGGGCCACCGTGCCCTTGCCCACGGTGAGCGGCAGGTTCGGCATCACGCGGAGCACCTGGTTCTGTTCGCCGAGCACGCTCACGAGGGCGCTGCGGGCGACACCGGCCATGATGCTAATGAAGGTCTTGGGGGCAGTGAGCGCCTTGGCGGCGGCGTTCCATTCGCCAGAGACTTTTTTGAAAATCTGTGGTTTTACGCAGAGGAACGTCACGTCGGCTGCCTTGACGCCCTCGTCAAAGCTTTTTACGCGAACGCAGCCCAGGGCGGTCACGGCAGCCGCTGCGGTGTCGCTCGGGTCAAAGAAAAAGATGGTTTTGGGGTCGGATCCGGCCTGGAGAAGACCGCGGAGGATGGCCCCGCCCATATTGCCTGTACCGGCGAAAAAGATTTTCTTGTTCATTGTACTAGTCCTTTTTCTCAAATTTAACCGTTCATGGAGCCCAAGAAGTCGAAGTTCGTCTTAAAGAGCTTCAATTTGTCGCGCAAGAATTCCATGATCTCGACTGTAGTCATGTCTTGCAGGTAACGGCGCAAAATCCAAACGCGGCGCATTTCTTCTTCGGTCAACAGCAATTCCTCTTTGCGGGTGCCCGACTTGAAAATGTCGATGGCGGGCCAGATGCGCTTTTCGGCAATGCGGCGGTCCAAAACCAGTTCCATGTTGCCGGTGCCCTTGAATTCTTCAAAGATCACTTCGTCCATGCGGCTGCCGGTCTCGATCAAGGCTGTGCCCACAATGGTGAGTGAGCCGCCGTTCTCGATTTTACGGGCGGCGCCAAAGAACTTTTTGGGAAGCTGCATGGCGTTCGCGTCCACACCGCCCGAGAGAATTTTGCCAGAGTGCGGGATGGCGACGTTGTTCGCGCGGGCAAAGCGGGTGATGGAGTCTAGCAAAATCACCACGTCGTTGCCGTGCTCCACAAGGCGCTTCGCCTTTTCCAAAACGAGGCTTGCCACCTTGATGTGGCGGCCCGGTTCCTCGTCGAACGTGGAGGCGAGAACTTCGGCCATGATGTTCTTGCCGCGGGCGGCGCTCTCTTCTTTGAGGCGGTCGATGAGCTTGCGCATTTCGGTCACTTCTTCGGGGCGTTCGTCAATCAGGAGCACGATGAGCTTCACTTCGGGGTGGTTCGCCGTGATGGCCTTGGTCACGTTCTGCAGCAACACGGTTTTACCGGTGCGCGGCGGGGCGAGCACAATACTGCGCTGGCCCTTGCCAATGGGGGTGAAGAGGTTCATGAGGCGCGTGCTGTATTCCTGGGAATCGAATTCCAGGTTCAGGCGCTCGATGGGGTGAATCGGGGTCAAGTATTCGAAGGCGACGCGACGCTTGGTCTTTTCGGGGGGTTCGAAGTTCACCGTGTCAATGCGGAGCAGCGCAAAATACTTTTCACCTTCGCGGGGCTGGCGCACCTGGCCCGTGATGGTGTCGCCCATCTTGAGGTCGTAACGGCGGATGATGTTCTTGCTAATGTAAATGTCGTCGGGACCGGCGAGGTAGTTGTGCTCGGGGTTCCTCAAAAAGCCGTGGCCGCCCTCGGGGATGATTTCGAGCACGCCTTCGGTGTAAATCGGAGTGTCTTCGCCGTTGGTCGCGCTCAAAATGCTGTAGACCAGGGCCTGCTTGCGCATCTTTTTGTAGTCAACAATGCCCAGTTCTTCGGCCTTGCTCTGCAGCTCGAACATGGGGAGACCGCGGAGTTGCTTCCACTTGGCGCGTGCGGCGGCCACCTGCTCGGGGTCGGGAGGCGGCAGCTGGATGCTCTCATCCAAAAAGTCGTCTTGCGGCAGGTTGCGGTTGTGGCGGTTCTTGAACTTGTTGAACTTGTTGAAACGGTTGTTGCCGTTGTTTTGATTGTTACCGTTGTTACGGTTGTTGTTCTGATTGTTGTTGTTGTTGAAATGGCGGTTATTCTGGTCGCCCTGCTGGCCGTTGTTCTGGCCTTGTTGCGGGGTTCCTTCTGCGGGGGCGCCTTCGGCGCTGTTGTTGGTTGCCTGGGCGGATCCTTCCGCGGGCATGGCCGCCGTGTTGGCGGCAGGGGCTTCGGGGGCGGGTGTAAATTCGGTGGTCGGCTTTTCGCGGGTCGGCGGTTCGGGGGCTTTTTCTACCGGGGCTGCTTCCGTCTTTTTTTCGGTGGCGTTCTCGGCAACTTTTTCGTCAGCCTTTTCGGAGGCCTTTTTAGGAGTGCGCCCGCGCTTCTTGGGTGCCGCCTTTGCTTCTTCTGCGGCTTCTACAGGCTCGACAACTTCGTTCTGGTCCAGATTCTTTTTTGTTCTAGGCACTTTATTTATCCTTATTATGTTGTTCTATATTTTATGTATAAAGTTTTATGGTAGTTTTGTATTGAGGGAATAAAATCTCAAAGCAGAGCCAAATAAGCTCTCTGAGAAAAAAATATGGTGGGAAATTCTTGTTCCTACTTGAACGACCAATAAAATACATAAAAAAACGTTTTTTGTCATAAAAAAACGCTTTTTTTCGCAAAAAAATTTTTTTTCGCAGCTACAAACGCAAAAACAACAAGTTTTTGCCGTTTTGGTGTCAAATTCTATATTGGCAGAATATCTATATTAGGAACGTGGAATCTTTGGAAAGAGTATTTATTGCCTTGGGCAGCAACCTCGCTCCCCGCTCTAAGCGTTTGGCTGAAGGGCGCGATATGTTGCACCGCATTGCCAGTGGTGGTTGGCTCGAGAGCCCCATCTACGAGACTCCACCCGTCGGTCCGGCCGGTCAGGGACCATATTTTAACCAGGTCGTGAGTTTTTGGTACTCGGGAACCCCGAAACAGCTGCTGTATTACCTCAAGGGGGCCGAGCTCTTGCTGGGCCGCAAGCCCCGCGGGCACTGGAATTCCAGGGAAATAGACCTCGATTTGCTCTACTTTGGCAACCAGAAGGCGTCTGGTCGCCCCACGATCCCGCACGTAGAGATCCCGAACAGGCAGTTTGTGCTTGTTCCGCTGAACGATATTGCACCCGATTGGCAGGACCCGCTGCGCATGTGCCCGGTCAAGGACCTGCTGGCCGACTTACTTTCACGGGAAGATAAAATCCCGTTCCGCACCATCACTGGGGAGGAACCGTAATGCTTACCGACAAGGGCGTACACTTTTTAGCCATTGAAGGCGTCATCGGGGTGGGCAAGACCACTCTGGCGCGCATCATCGCCGAGCGCTGGAATGCCATGTGCATCGAGGAAAATTACGAAGAGAACCCCTTCCTCGAAAAATTTTACGAGAATCGGGATGCCTATGCCTTCCAGACCCAGCTGTTCTTTTTGCTGGACCGCCACAAGCAGCTGCAGAACTCGGCCTTGCAGAGCGACCTGTTCCACGATCTTTTGGTAAGCGACTACACCTACGACAAGGACCAGATTTTTGCCTCGCAGAACCTTACGAACGACAGCGAGTACGCCATGTACGAGGCTGTGTCCAAGGCCTTGAGCCGCGACATGCCCAAGCCGGACCTGGTCGTCTATTTGCAGGCGAGCATCCCGACGCTCCTTGCCCGCATCAAGAGCCGTGGCCGCGTCATGGAAAAGTCCATCGAGGGCAATTACCTCAAGGATCTGCAGGCGCGCTACGATCACCATTTTTGGCACTATCACGATGCGCCGGTGCTGATCATCAACACCGACAACATCGACTTTGTGCACAATGAGAGCCATTTGCAGATGGTTCTGAACGCCATTGCGGAGTGCCCGCAACAAACCACATATTTTGTCCCCGAAGGAAAATAAAAAGGTAATAGTAATGCAGATTATCAAGTCAATCGATGCCCTGCGCGCCGCAGTGAAACCGCTCGCCATGCAGGGTAAAACAATTGGTCTCGTCCCTACGATGGGAGCCCTCCATGACGGTCATGGCGCGCTCATCAAGGAGTCCGTGAAAAATTGCGATGTGACAGTGGTGAGTGTGTTTTTAAACCCCATCCAGTTTGGCAAGAACGAGGATTTGGACAAGTACCCCAAGCGCCTGGAAGCCGACGCCAAGTTGGCAGAATCGCTGGGCGCTGACTTTGTGTTTGCCCCGAGTGTCGCCGAAATGTACCCCGATGGCGATCCGCTTACCTTGGTCCGCGACGAGACCCTCGAAAGCATGTATTGCGGCGCTTACCGCCCGGGACACTTCCGTGGTGTGCTGACGGTTGTATCTAAGTTGTTCTTGATTTCGGGCGCGAACCACGCCTACTTTGGCGAGAAGGACTACCAGCAGGTGTTCCTCATCGAACGCATGGTCCGCGACCTCAACTTCGACATACAGATTCACCGCGTAAAGATTGTGCGCGAGGCTTCGGGCCTTGCCCTCTCTAGCAGGAACGAGTACCTCACGGACTTGGAACGCTCCCAGGCGCTGAGCATCAGCACCGGTTTAAAGCAGGCGAAGGAAACCTTTGAAAAGGGGGAACGCCGTGTGGCTGTGCTGCGTGACGTGGTCATCAAGTCCATTTTAGGCAACCGCGGCCAGGTGCAGTACGTGGAAGTCGTAAACCAGAAGGACTTGCAAAAGTTCAATGGCGCATTGCGCGAAGAAGACAAGGTCGTGATTCTGGTCGCGGCGTTCTTTGGCAAAACCCGCCTCATTGACAACATTGAGCTGAACTAAGACTTTTGAACAAAAAAACGCCCTGTCGGGGCGTTTTTTTTGTTTGAACTAGGGGCTTATTTGCTGGTGGCGGTAAATACGCCGTCCCATGTTTCGCCCGGGGCGACAGGCGGGTTGACCTTGTAGTTCTCGCAGCGCTGGATGTACACGAGGCTCGGGCAGGTCTTGCTGCCGGGGTCGCGTTCGGGTAGGTGCGGTTCGTATTCGAGGCACGCCTTGAACAGTTCAATGGCCTTGTCCCATTCCATGGCGAGGTAGGCGGCACGGGCCTGTTCCCAGATTTCCACGAGCTTTTTGAGGTTTGCTTCGTTGGCGCAGCCTGACTTTTCGAGCAGTTCGAACGTCTTGACGGGGAGGCTCTTGCCGACCACGCGGATGGTGTCGAGCGAGCGGTAAATGAAGTGCCCTTCTTGCAAATCCTTTTGCGTGTCTTCGCTAATTTGAATGTAGGCGCCGTATTGCTTGGCTGCACTTTCCAGGCGGGCAGCTAGGTTCACGGCGTCGCCCATCATGGTGTAGTTCTTGCGCATCGAGGAACCCATGTTTCCCGTCACGATGTCTCCGGAGTTGATACCGATGCGCATGTGCATGTCGTGGACGACCTTGGGCCAGCGGTTTCCTTCGGCGGCCCATTTTTTGCGGAGCCCCATGAGCTTGGTCTGCATGTCAA
Coding sequences within:
- the proC gene encoding pyrroline-5-carboxylate reductase, which gives rise to MNKKIFFAGTGNMGGAILRGLLQAGSDPKTIFFFDPSDTAAAAVTALGCVRVKSFDEGVKAADVTFLCVKPQIFKKVSGEWNAAAKALTAPKTFISIMAGVARSALVSVLGEQNQVLRVMPNLPLTVGKGTVALATDGVNDETLATAETIFGTVGVTCRVSESLMDAVTGLSGSAPAYVFEFIEGLTRGGVKAGLTRDVALKLALGTIEGSVELVKQSGKSPSDLCAMVCSPAGTTIAGVDALEEGGFRSSLIKAVVAGTNRSKELGK
- the rho gene encoding transcription termination factor Rho, with translation MPRTKKNLDQNEVVEPVEAAEEAKAAPKKRGRTPKKASEKADEKVAENATEKKTEAAPVEKAPEPPTREKPTTEFTPAPEAPAANTAAMPAEGSAQATNNSAEGAPAEGTPQQGQNNGQQGDQNNRHFNNNNNQNNNRNNGNNQNNGNNRFNKFNKFKNRHNRNLPQDDFLDESIQLPPPDPEQVAAARAKWKQLRGLPMFELQSKAEELGIVDYKKMRKQALVYSILSATNGEDTPIYTEGVLEIIPEGGHGFLRNPEHNYLAGPDDIYISKNIIRRYDLKMGDTITGQVRQPREGEKYFALLRIDTVNFEPPEKTKRRVAFEYLTPIHPIERLNLEFDSQEYSTRLMNLFTPIGKGQRSIVLAPPRTGKTVLLQNVTKAITANHPEVKLIVLLIDERPEEVTEMRKLIDRLKEESAARGKNIMAEVLASTFDEEPGRHIKVASLVLEKAKRLVEHGNDVVILLDSITRFARANNVAIPHSGKILSGGVDANAMQLPKKFFGAARKIENGGSLTIVGTALIETGSRMDEVIFEEFKGTGNMELVLDRRIAEKRIWPAIDIFKSGTRKEELLLTEEEMRRVWILRRYLQDMTTVEIMEFLRDKLKLFKTNFDFLGSMNG
- the folK gene encoding 2-amino-4-hydroxy-6-hydroxymethyldihydropteridine diphosphokinase produces the protein MESLERVFIALGSNLAPRSKRLAEGRDMLHRIASGGWLESPIYETPPVGPAGQGPYFNQVVSFWYSGTPKQLLYYLKGAELLLGRKPRGHWNSREIDLDLLYFGNQKASGRPTIPHVEIPNRQFVLVPLNDIAPDWQDPLRMCPVKDLLADLLSREDKIPFRTITGEEP
- a CDS encoding deoxynucleoside kinase, which translates into the protein MLTDKGVHFLAIEGVIGVGKTTLARIIAERWNAMCIEENYEENPFLEKFYENRDAYAFQTQLFFLLDRHKQLQNSALQSDLFHDLLVSDYTYDKDQIFASQNLTNDSEYAMYEAVSKALSRDMPKPDLVVYLQASIPTLLARIKSRGRVMEKSIEGNYLKDLQARYDHHFWHYHDAPVLIINTDNIDFVHNESHLQMVLNAIAECPQQTTYFVPEGK
- the panC gene encoding pantoate--beta-alanine ligase gives rise to the protein MQIIKSIDALRAAVKPLAMQGKTIGLVPTMGALHDGHGALIKESVKNCDVTVVSVFLNPIQFGKNEDLDKYPKRLEADAKLAESLGADFVFAPSVAEMYPDGDPLTLVRDETLESMYCGAYRPGHFRGVLTVVSKLFLISGANHAYFGEKDYQQVFLIERMVRDLNFDIQIHRVKIVREASGLALSSRNEYLTDLERSQALSISTGLKQAKETFEKGERRVAVLRDVVIKSILGNRGQVQYVEVVNQKDLQKFNGALREEDKVVILVAAFFGKTRLIDNIELN